From the genome of Vulpes lagopus strain Blue_001 chromosome 2, ASM1834538v1, whole genome shotgun sequence, one region includes:
- the LOC121477572 gene encoding olfactory receptor 4F3/4F16/4F29-like: MDGGNHSVVSEFLLLGLTSSWEIQILLFLFFTIFYIASMLGNLLIVVTIISDHHLHSPMYFLLANLSIIDTGVSSIASPKMIYDLFRKHKVISLTGCITQMFFIHTVGGTEMVLLIVMAYDRYIAICKPLHYLSIMSLRMCISLLAVAWTIGLIHSVAQLAFVVNLPFCGPNTMDSFYCDFPRFIKLACTDTYRLEFLVTANSGFISMGTFFILIVSYIFILVTVRKHSSDGSSKALSTLSAHITVVVFFFGPCIIVYVWPFPTLPIDKFLAIFDALITPFMNPVIYTFRNKDMKVAMRRLFGKVLSFRKSSFMTNQRHSDSF, encoded by the coding sequence ATGGATGGAGGAAATCACTCTGTGGTGTCTGAATTTTTGTTACTGGGACTCACCAGTTCTTGGGAGAttcagattcttctttttttgttttttactatattttacatAGCAAGTATGCTAGGAAACCTTCTCATTGTGGTCACAATCATCTCAGACCATCACTTACATTCCCCTATGTACTTTTTGCTGGCAAATCTTTCCATCATCGACACAGGTGTTTCTAGCATTGCAAGCCCAAAGATGATTTATGACCTTTTCAGAAAACATAAAGTCATCTCCTTGACAGGGTGCATTACTCAGATGTTTTTCATTCACACTGTTGGGGGTACAGAGATGGTGCTGCTCATTGTCATGGCCTATGACCGATACATTGCTATCTGTAAGCCCCTTCACTACCTGAGCATTATGAGCCTAAGAATGTGCATTTCTCTTTTGGCTGTTGCTTGGACCATTGGACTCATCCATTCTGTGGCCCAACTGGCTTTTGTTGTAAACTTGCCCTTTTGTGGTCCAAACACAATGGATAGTTTTTATTGTGATTTTCCTCGGTTCATCAAACTTGCATGtacagacacatacagactgGAGTTTCTGGTCACTGCCAACAGTGGGTTCATCTCTATGGGCACCTTCTTCATCTTGATTGTGTCTTACATCTTCATCCTGGTCACAGTTCGCAAACATTCTTCAGATGGTTCATCCAAGGCCCTCTCCACTCTCTCTGCTCACATCACCGTGGTGGTCTTTTTCTTCGGTCCTTGCATTATTGTCTATGTGTGGCCATTCCCTACCTTACCCATAGATAAATTTTTAGCCATCTTTGATGCCCTTATCACTCCTTTCATGAATCCTGTTATCTATACTTTCAGAAATAAGGATATGAAAGTGGCAATGAGGAGACTGTTTGGTAAGGTTTTAAGTTTCAGGAAGAGTTCTTTCATGACCAATCAAAGACATTCAGATTCATTTTGA
- the LOC121477565 gene encoding olfactory receptor 4F15-like, translated as MGGGNNSVVSEIVLVGLTSSLEVQLVLFLVFSVFYVTGILGNLLIVLTVISDSHLHSPMYLLLANLSFIDIWVSSIAAPKMISDFFKERKVISFQGCIAQMFFIHAIGGTEMVLLIFMALDRYVAICRPLHYLAIMNFRTCISLLVVAWAIGIIHSLIQLVFVVNLPFCGPNEVDSFYCDLPRFIRLACTDTYRLELMVTANSGFISLGTFSILVISYIFILVIVWQRSSGGLSKALSTLSAHITVVVLFFGPCIFVYSWPFPTVPVDKFLAIFDVIITPFLNPAIYTFRNKEMKVAMRRIFSQVLSFQKLFK; from the coding sequence ATGGGGGGAGGAAATAATTCGGTAGTGTCTGAGATTGTGTTGGTGGGACTCACCAGTTCTTTGGAGGTGCAGCTTGTcctatttctagttttctctgtGTTCTATGTAACAGGTATTTTAGGAAACCTCCTCATTGTGCTCACAGTGATTTCTGACTCACATTTACATTCCCCCATGTACCTCCTGCTGGCCAACCTCTCCTTTATTGACATATGGGTTTCCTCCATTGCAGCTCCCAAGATGATCTCTGATTTTTTCAAGGAGAGAAAAGTAATCTCTTTCCAAGGCTGCATTGCTCAGATGTTCTTCATTCATGCTATTGGAGGAACTGAGATGGTTCTGCTCATTTTCATGGCCCTTGACCGTTATGTTGCTATATGCAGGCCTCTCCACTATCTAGCCATCATGAACTTCAGAACTTGCATTTCACTCCTGGTGGTGGCCTGGGCCATTGGGATCATCCACTCATTGATCCAACTGGTGTTTGTTGTAAACCTGCCATTTTGTGGCCCCAATGAGGTGGACAGCTTTTACTGTGATCTCCCTCGATTTATTAGGCTTGCCTGCACAGACACCTACAGATTAGAGCTCATGGTCACTGCCAATAGTGGCTTCATCTCTCTGGGAACTTTTTCCATTTTGGTTATTTCCTATATCTTCATCTTGGTCATCGTTTGGCAACGTTCCTCAGGTGGCTTGTCCAAGGCCCTCTCTACACTGTCAGCTCACATAACAGTGGTGGTCTTATTTTTTGGTCCATGTATTTTTGTGTACTCATGGCCATTTCCCACAGTGCCAGTGGATAAATTCCTTGCCATTTTTGATGTAATTATTACTCCATTTCTGAACCCTGCCATCTACACTTTTAGGAATAAAGAGATGAAAGTGGCCATGAGGAGAATATTCAGTCAGGTGTTGAGCTTCCAGAAGCTGTTTAAGTGA